From the bacterium genome, the window TGTACGGCGGATATCAACTGGCGCGAATATTCTGTCCGCGGCCGGCTGAACAGCTCCTGAGTGGCCTGCAGTTCCAGCAGCGTGCCGGTTTTTACTATACCGATGGCATCCGCCACCACGGCGGCCACCGTCAGGTCGTGCGTGATAAAGAGCATGGCAAACTGAAAATGATTCTGCAGATCCACCAACAGGCTCAGAATTCTGCTCTGAGTGATCGCATCCACAGAGCTGGTGGGTTCGTCCGCGATCACCAGCTTGGGATGAATGCACAGCGCCATCACCAGCAGCACCCGCTGGCACATGCCGCCGGACAGCTGATGAGGATACTGGGACCACACTTCCCGCTCTGCCAGACCGACCTGCTGCAGCAACTCTTCTGCTCTCAACACGCCGGCCTTGCGATCGTCGCCGGTGCGAAAACAGATCACATCCAGCAACTGTTGGCCGATAGTGCGATGGGGCAGGAGAGCGGCCTCAGGATTTTGAAAGACAAAACTGATATGACGGCGCCGCAATTGCCGCAACGCCGTTTCCTCCAAATCGTACACAGATTGATTGTGTATGATAACCTGTCCTGATACGCGCGCATGCTGCGTCAGCCGGGCGATGGCCAGGGCGATGGAAGATTTACCCGAACCCGATTCACCCAACAGGCATAGCGTTTCACCCTGTTTGATGCCAAAGGAGACCCGGTCGACCACGCTGTGCCATGCATGACTACGACGATAGCAGATCGATAGATCCTTAACGTTGACAACAGCGTCCGTCTGGTTGCGGGAATCGGTCGGTTTTTGCATTAAATTAGTAAGAACAATAAGTTAAATTATAGCGCCATTTGAGGATGGCCTACAAATATAATATACACGGAATAATAAGGAAATCAAGGAAAATATCCATTGTAAAATATACAAATGGATCAGGCATAACTTGCCTGATCCATGGCTTGTCCGCGAAGGCTGGATTTGATGATGCAGGAGTTGATGAAACCGAACCGACTGCGTAACCAGCACTCATATACCTGTTCAGGAAATTAAATCGCATTCAGACTTAACTGCTGCATCTAACCAGTTTATTCGCAGCGGCTTTGATATCGCTCCTTTCTTTTTGGTTGCGTCTGGTTTTCATGGTGCACTACCCTTTGGTGGTATTGCTGAATATCTGTTTTGTCTTTAGCCGGCTGCCTGGCGTCTGGCTATACGGATCAGCGGCGTCGGCTGCTGCCCCGTTCCTGATGCAAAGTGCGGCTAGAGCGGTTACCGCTTTCCTTTCGCTGTGATGGGCTGTTTTTAGCTGACAGGGACACAGCCGAAGATCGTTCTGCACGGTTCTGGTGTTCGAGGATGCGGCCGGCTCGATCATCTGAACGAGCTGATCCATTTCGATTTTCGAAAACGCGTGCTTTGCGATCTTGATTTGGTGGTATGCGGTTTTCGACACCGCGAAGGCCGCTGTCACTGGAACGATTCTGCGTTGCACGATTTTCGGAAACGCGTGCGCTGCGATCGAATATGCGCCTTGCCATAGGCGGCATGGCCGCAGGCGTCTTGGCCGCAAGCGTCTTGGCCGCAAGCGTCTGCTTTCCATGGTTCAAATCGGGTTCTTTATCTTGCCGATCCGTTGTTCTGACGACAGAACGCCGGGCGTCGGAATCCGGCAAGCGTGATTCTCGAGATGGAGTCGCGGGGCGCATTTCGTTGCGGGGCACATCGCGGCGCTTTGGTTGCTGCCGGATTCGCTCTTGGTTGC encodes:
- a CDS encoding ABC transporter ATP-binding protein: MQKPTDSRNQTDAVVNVKDLSICYRRSHAWHSVVDRVSFGIKQGETLCLLGESGSGKSSIALAIARLTQHARVSGQVIIHNQSVYDLEETALRQLRRRHISFVFQNPEAALLPHRTIGQQLLDVICFRTGDDRKAGVLRAEELLQQVGLAEREVWSQYPHQLSGGMCQRVLLVMALCIHPKLVIADEPTSSVDAITQSRILSLLVDLQNHFQFAMLFITHDLTVAAVVADAIGIVKTGTLLELQATQELFSRPRTEYSRQLISAV